The region cttgcccttgaccGGAGAGTGGAAACGGTGATAATCCTGAGGAGCAAGTCTGTTTCTTATTAGCTGTCATCTTTATGACCGTTAATAAGACTTACCGGAAGATGGCCAAAGCTCCGCCCTCATACCTATCTATTACGTCCTTGTAATTTGGTCCCAACAACCTTCCGATCGTAAACTCCCTCCCCTTGATCCAGAGCTGAGTGGCCTCGTTCACCGTTTCGAAGGCCATTAGCCTACAATCCGCACATGATACGAGCCTATCATCGTTCCCGGGTTCTTCAATAGGTCTCGCATCTGGTTTGAGTTTGCGGTAGAAGAACTCGTTGAACGTCTTGAAAGAGTCGAGTGGGTCAAGGATTTCATTAATATCGAGATTGTGGAAAGCAATGAAGCCGGGAATATCGactgcagaagaaggagagtcATATTTGAGACCCTGTTTGATAGATAGAGACTTCAAGAGCTTTCGAGCTCTGGCGCCGTTCATACTACCCTTGGCACCTTTGTACAAAACTCTGATGCCCATCCGCACATACACCTAAAAGGGATCAGCCTTGCTCGCTGCCAGACAAAAAATGAACTCAcagccatcttctcttcctgcaACTGCCCAGTTATTCGATCCTGTACGATAGTATTCGCGCTATTCGCACCCAACGCATAGCTTCCAATAGCCATTTTGTTCATAATCTTGCTCAAGAACTTGCGCTGAGCTTGACTACTCGTCACGTAGTTCGCAGTTACAATTCTATCCACACGACTCCAATCAGCGGATGCGCAGATCGCGAGGTGTGTGACAATATCCTGTTCCGATTTTTTGCCAAGGCGAGGACGATGGCAAAGAGGGCACGTCTTGATATTGATGACACGTTCGCGATCGTCAAACGGGGTAGAATCGGTCTCGTCAAGGTCGGCatcagatgatgattggGGAGTGAAATTGCCGTCAGCACCGGGTTGACCTGGGGCTGGGACAGTCCCACCGTCAAATGAGGTTGTTCGCTCTACCTTGACAGACGGAACGCCGGGGGGCATCTTGATTGAGCTGACGACACTCCCAGGCCCACCTACCACGGTCTGATTACCTGCACTCTCATCACCGTCCGCACCCTTTTGGTTTCTAGGCTTGCTCTGTCGAATTGACTCTGCAAGCTCATCAGGATCCACGGGAGACGAAATGTTTCCTTGTGGACCAACGAAACCCAAGCCATCCTGAGCAGGTTGCGGAGCTACAGAGGGAGTGCTTGCGTCCGTCGTTGAATCATCTGAGCCAACCTTGGCCTTTTCAAACCGACTCTTCGCCacctccccttccaaaCACTTGATAACTTCCTCCATTGTCAATTCATCCTTGTCCGCCTCTTTACCGCATATAGAAAAATAACCTTCCAATGTGTGACGAGTAAGAGTAGAGCCGAGGGAATCGAGCATGGCGGTGAGTTCGGTGTAAGAGAGAGCGCCAGTATCATCTGCATCGTATTGAGTTATGTATTGACGCCAGAAACGTTGGCGAAGGGCGTCGTAGGGCTCGTATTTTGCTCGAACAGTAAGTTTGGGAGAGTGCTTGGCTTCCCAAGCCCTATCCTTGTCTGTAGAGATTGACAGCTACAGTGTGTTAGCGCTTTTTAAAAACAGGAATCAATGGATTTACAGTGAattctttcatctcatGCTTTCCATCAACTTCTTTATCGTATAAGCCAGTTTGGGGATCAGGCTTGGGCGCATCCGCAATCAGCTCGCTCACAGGTAATACACAGGACCCGATCATATCATTACCGGACACCTTGTCCCAATCAAGAACTGCAAATTGAGCAAGATATCCTGCCTCATGTCGGCGAACGTGAAAGAGAAGTTTTTCGTCCCAAATAGGGTTTAGGGAGTGTCTGATCACTCGAGTTCGGAAGACCTTCTTGCCAAATGAGATGACGACAAAAGGGTCCATGTCGAAGGACACTCGCAAAGCTACCTCTTGTCAGTTTTTCGCCTCAAGAGCTTAGATAGACCCACCATTTTTCAGCTTGGGGAGATCGGTCGCTCCTTTGATCTCCAGAATAACGATGCCCAGCACCTCCTTACCTTGCTTGGCATCGAACTCGAACCCTCTggacttcttcttctcaacagGCTTTTGCTCCGTCCCACTATCAGCCCTAGACTTACCGCGCCTGAACAAGGGTCGCCTCGCTTTACCGCCAGGCGTGACGAGACCTGTTGTAGACGTGCCGGCGCTGGAAACGGCTGAATCGGCAGAACTGGACTTGACCATGGGTTGGGCTTCAAGCTGGCCTATTGGCAATGAGGCTTGGCGAGAATGTGCTTTACGTCTGCCTTGAGGGCCGAGGTAGCCTGCGGTCTTTGGCGTCTTGTCATCTACAGGTGCATCACTAGGTGTAATGGATAGACCGGGTACTTGCTGGCCCAGAGGTATGTCAGCAGGCTCATTGGTAGAGGGCGAGTCGGTCAGGATCatgacttcttcttcctctaaGGCGTCTTCAAATTCATCATTGGAAGAACTTGAGGAGATACCATCGTCTGACAGAagttcctcttcatcatctggttcatcatcttcgtcctccgGGTGGACTTCAGAGCCCTGCAAGTTGACCATTTTGTGACCTCCCGTCAAAGAACCCGCGACGGCGGAAGCTGCACCTTGGAGTTTGGCAAGCCGGGAAGGCTCGACAGGCTGAGTGCGCATCTTGACCGTACCGATGCCCTTGTGCTGTTAAAAGTAAGCTAATACTCTTGCTGGCATAGACGTATACTTACGGCTGGCACCCCGAGCACTCCAATAGATCCCCTGCTCAAGCTACCATGATCCATCAAAGCAGCATAAACCAGCCTTATGGTGCGCAAAGATTCCTCAGTGCTGGTAGTGTTCTTTGGAGGCACGAACCCGAtttggaaggtggtggtgccTGAGACCTTGTGCTTTCGTCTGGTAGACAGGATGCGTTGAGTAAGGAGCTACGTATGCGATAAGTGGGCGGAATATATTGAGATAGATGGAGCATTCACAGGTAAATTGTCGTGCCAGAGATGGGCATGACCGTCGGGGAACCATTTGTCTACTGGAATCGCTATTTCGCCCATAtactctttcctcatcaggTCCTATAATCATTTTAGTTCATTCCAAAATCATTCTTAAGAAGGTGTTCACCTTATCCCAAAGCACACCCTCCAAACCTCTGCCACCTACTACCCCAGCCAAGCTCAGGTAAATGGGAAAATCAAAGGTACATGTATCGGCTGGGAAAACAGGGTCCAAGGTCTTTTTGACGACAGGAGTGCTGTATCGGGTACAAGGGGGCATGAGTAGGCTCAAAAAGCTGTATCGAAACAAGCATTTCCCGTCAGCATAGGGCTCTCCCTCCTGACGAAATTATTCACGGATCACTTGTCCCACTCCTATCCTTGGCTACCAGACCTTCAGCTTTAACTACCCTGACTCTAAGCCAAGCCGCAggttcctctccttctaATGGCTTGCGGGGACCTCGAGCAGCTGAAGCGACTTGTGCAGGAGTGAGCCCGGCCGCTGTCTGATGAGATATGTGCTGGTGCCGAGTCCCCTTTTTCCACCCTCctgaagcagaagaagctgccGTACTTATGGTGGTAGAAGAGGGATCATCGGGTaggaaaggagagggcGCTCGTGAAGAGCGGGGCTTGAAGGTGGAAGCTGCCAGTTTGAGAGGTTTCGATGCGAGTCGCCTGAGCCGTGGCTGTGAGCGAGTGGACCTGTCTGGGTGGCCGGCAATGTCAAGAGCTGCGTTGACGTCTGTAGGGGGGGAGGGCATGGCGGGGTTGACGTGTACTGtacaggaaggaaggaagaagcgaggGGAGGGCGCTGCGGTGGAGCTGACTATATAGGGAACAGGACCGCCGACccttttgccttttgaACACAGCAGCCGACTGCTTCCCCTTCAAGTGACGCGGTCAGTGCACATGCCCGAACCTAGCGAATGGCGCGAGCTGCCACGTGCAAGTCGCGTGCCTTATCAGAAGCCAATcggtggagggggagaaggaggatatgCGAGGCTCCTCCTTTGGGATGTTTGTTgtgccttcttctgtcttcttctttgtcccGCCCTCCAGCGCCCATCAGGAGCTCAGTGCATAACCCGATGCCCCAAATACATGGACCATTGTTAGATGCCTTGTTTTTTAGCGATCGAATTGCACCCATCACTCATCCCATCGAATCACAAAACAATACGCCCGCAAAAAATAGCTTTCGAATCGCTGTGCAATGTCCTGTCGACTGTCTTTGTCTCATGCCGGATCCATAACCCGCATGCAACATGGACAAAATGGGCGTACCTACCTGTCTCTCAACAGGAAGCCCCTCGCTCTCTGTCCATTTTCACATTCATGATTAGTCCAATAATGCTTGGTGAGATGTGGAAAACTGCATTGCTGCTGCCGAGCTTGCGGTGCGTTTATTAAATAACTGAGCTCCTAATCCAAACATCCGTCGTCATTCATGGACGATTTTCCGTTCAGACCAGCAAACATAAGGAAGATCCAAAAAAGGGAACAAGGCGCCCTCCTTGACGGCTATTTATGAAGAGCTGacgtcgtcttcttttaTCTATGTAtagcggaagaagatgacggcGCCCCTTCTGCCATGCCTTTTGCTGTCTCCAAACAACtgtcaacaacaataaTGCCGGAGACAAGGGCTGTCTATTTCGTTATTTGATCAGTAACAACGCATGCGAAATTAGGCTAAAGTAAAGCAAAATAGGAGCATAATAAGAGTTGAGTGCACGATGGGGAGGAGACTACTTATTAACTGCCAGTAACCGAAATAAGCCCTACGAAGAAAAGCATTATTCTCCTTTGGGCGTGTGTATGCAAAACAACCACAAGATCGATAAGTGATTGTTTGTTATGAATAGATAAGCAAACTGCTTCGCTCTTAACTTTCTCGAGCCTTTACCAAAACCAAAGCCAAAGAAATGTTGATTAAAGTAATGACGTTATTATTACCGCAGCAATCAGATTAGTCATTGAATGTTCCGTAAAAACTGCAAAAGGTATGGTAAGAAATGTTTACCCAACATGTTATCCAAATATTCAGCCGCTCAGCTCAACAGCTACATAATCATTCATGACTGTCCCCGTTCATTGCGAACAGCAAGTATAATTTTCAGCGACATTCGTGCGACCTATAAAATG is a window of Cryptococcus neoformans var. neoformans JEC21 chromosome 10 sequence DNA encoding:
- a CDS encoding phosphatidylserine decarboxylase, putative, translating into MPSPPTDVNAALDIAGHPDRSTRSQPRLRRLASKPLKLAASTFKPRSSRAPSPFLPDDPSSTTISTAASSASGGWKKGTRHQHISHQTAAGLTPAQVASAARGPRKPLEGEEPAAWLRVRVVKAEGLVAKDRSGTSDPFLSLLMPPCTRYSTPVVKKTLDPVFPADTCTFDFPIYLSLAGVVGGRGLEGVLWDKDLMRKEYMGEIAIPVDKWFPDGHAHLWHDNLPLLTQRILSTRRKHKVSGTTTFQIGFVPPKNTTSTEESLRTIRLVYAALMDHGSLSRGSIGVLGVPAHKGIGTVKMRTQPVEPSRLAKLQGAASAVAGSLTGGHKMVNLQGSEVHPEDEDDEPDDEEELLSDDGISSSSSNDEFEDALEEEEVMILTDSPSTNEPADIPLGQQVPGLSITPSDAPVDDKTPKTAGYLGPQGRRKAHSRQASLPIGQLEAQPMVKSSSADSAVSSAGTSTTGLVTPGGKARRPLFRRGKSRADSGTEQKPVEKKKSRGFEFDAKQGKEVLGIVILEIKGATDLPKLKNALRVSFDMDPFVVISFGKKVFRTRVIRHSLNPIWDEKLLFHVRRHEAGYLAQFAVLDWDKVSGNDMIGSCVLPVSELIADAPKPDPQTGLYDKEVDGKHEMKEFTLSISTDKDRAWEAKHSPKLTVRAKYEPYDALRQRFWRQYITQYDADDTGALSYTELTAMLDSLGSTLTRHTLEGYFSICGKEADKDELTMEEVIKCLEGEVAKSRFEKAKVGSDDSTTDASTPSVAPQPAQDGLGFVGPQGNISSPVDPDELAESIRQSKPRNQKGADGDESAGNQTVVGGPGSVVSSIKMPPGVPSVKVERTTSFDGGTVPAPGQPGADGNFTPQSSSDADLDETDSTPFDDRERVINIKTCPLCHRPRLGKKSEQDIVTHLAICASADWSRVDRIVTANYVTSSQAQRKFLSKIMNKMAIGSYALGANSANTIVQDRITGQLQEEKMAVYVRMGIRVLYKGAKGSMNGARARKLLKSLSIKQGLKYDSPSSAVDIPGFIAFHNLDINEILDPLDSFKTFNEFFYRKLKPDARPIEEPGNDDRLVSCADCRLMAFETVNEATQLWIKGREFTIGRLLGPNYKDVIDRYEGGALAIFRLAPQDYHRFHSPVKGKIGKMTMIDGEYYTVNPQAIRSPLDVYGENVRKVVPIHSENFGLVMTVWVGAMMVGSILTSVNEGQEVERGDELGYFAFGGSTIVCIFEKDALQWDDDLLQNGRASIETLVRMGMGLGRSVQKP